From Streptomyces sp. HUAS MG91, the proteins below share one genomic window:
- the rpsF gene encoding 30S ribosomal protein S6, with product MRHYEVMVILDPDLEERAVAPLIENFLSVVREGNGKVEKVDTWGRRRLSYEIKKKPEGIYSVIDLQAEPAIVKELDRQMNLNESVLRTKVLRPETH from the coding sequence ATGCGTCACTACGAGGTGATGGTCATCCTCGACCCCGATCTGGAGGAGCGCGCTGTCGCCCCCCTGATCGAGAACTTCCTCTCCGTCGTCCGTGAGGGCAACGGAAAGGTCGAGAAGGTCGACACCTGGGGCCGTCGTCGTCTCTCGTACGAGATCAAGAAGAAGCCCGAGGGCATCTACTCGGTCATCGATCTGCAGGCTGAGCCCGCGATCGTCAAGGAGCTCGACCGCCAGATGAACCTGAACGAGTCGGTCCTCCGGACCAAGGTCCTCCGCCCCGAGACCCACTGA
- a CDS encoding single-stranded DNA-binding protein, producing MAGETVITVVGNLVDDPELRFTPSGAAVAKFRVASTPRTFDRQTNEWKDGESLFLTCSVWRQAAENVAESLQRGMRVIVQGRLKQRSYEDREGVKRTVYELDVDEVGASLRSATAKVTKTSGGGGRGGQGGYGGGGGGGQQGGGWGGGSGGGQQQGGGGAPADDPWATGSPSGGGQQGGGGGGWGGSSGGSGGGYSDEPPF from the coding sequence ATGGCAGGCGAGACCGTCATCACGGTCGTCGGCAATCTTGTCGACGACCCCGAGCTGCGCTTCACCCCCTCCGGTGCGGCGGTCGCGAAGTTCCGTGTCGCGTCCACTCCCCGCACCTTCGACCGGCAGACCAATGAGTGGAAGGACGGCGAGAGCCTGTTCCTGACCTGCTCGGTCTGGCGTCAGGCGGCGGAGAACGTCGCGGAGTCGCTCCAGCGAGGCATGCGCGTCATCGTGCAGGGCCGGCTGAAGCAGCGGTCCTACGAGGACCGTGAGGGCGTCAAGCGCACGGTCTACGAGCTGGACGTCGACGAGGTCGGCGCCAGCCTGCGCAGCGCCACGGCCAAGGTCACCAAGACCAGTGGCGGTGGCGGTCGCGGTGGCCAGGGCGGTTACGGCGGCGGCGGTGGCGGCGGCCAGCAGGGCGGCGGCTGGGGCGGTGGCTCCGGCGGCGGTCAGCAGCAGGGCGGCGGCGGTGCTCCCGCCGACGACCCCTGGGCGACCGGTTCGCCCTCCGGCGGCGGCCAGCAGGGCGGCGGCGGTGGCGGCTGGGGCGGAAGCTCCGGCGGCTCCGGCGGCGGCTACTCGGACGAGCCCCCCTTCTAG
- the rpsR gene encoding 30S ribosomal protein S18: protein MAKPPVRKPKKKVCAFCKDKVTYVDYKDTNMLRKFISDRGKIRARRVTGNCTQHQRDVATAVKNSREMALLPYTSTAR from the coding sequence ATGGCGAAGCCGCCTGTGCGCAAGCCTAAGAAGAAGGTCTGCGCTTTCTGCAAAGACAAGGTCACGTACGTGGACTACAAGGACACGAACATGCTGCGGAAGTTCATTTCCGACCGCGGCAAGATCCGTGCCCGCCGCGTGACCGGCAACTGCACGCAGCACCAGCGTGACGTCGCCACGGCCGTCAAGAACAGCCGTGAGATGGCGCTGCTGCCCTACACGTCCACCGCGCGATAA
- the rplI gene encoding 50S ribosomal protein L9 has protein sequence MKIILTHEVSGLGTAGDVVDVKDGYARNYLVPRGFAIRWTKGGEQDVAQIRRARKIHEIATIEQANEVKAKLEAVKVRLAVRSGDAGRLFGSVTQADVASAIETAGGPKVDKRRVELGSPIKTLGAHEATVRLHPEVSVKVNVEVVAA, from the coding sequence ATGAAGATCATCCTGACCCACGAGGTCTCTGGCCTCGGCACCGCCGGCGACGTCGTCGACGTCAAGGACGGGTACGCCCGCAACTACCTGGTCCCGCGTGGTTTCGCGATCCGCTGGACCAAGGGTGGCGAGCAGGACGTGGCGCAGATCCGCCGCGCCCGCAAGATCCACGAGATCGCGACGATCGAGCAGGCCAACGAGGTCAAGGCCAAGCTCGAGGCCGTCAAGGTCCGTCTGGCCGTCCGCTCCGGCGACGCCGGTCGTCTCTTCGGCTCCGTCACCCAGGCCGACGTCGCTTCGGCGATCGAGACCGCGGGTGGCCCGAAGGTCGACAAGCGCCGTGTCGAGCTGGGCTCGCCGATCAAGACGCTGGGCGCCCACGAGGCGACCGTGCGTCTGCACCCCGAGGTGTCCGTCAAGGTCAACGTCGAGGTCGTCGCTGCCTGA
- a CDS encoding MATE family efflux transporter has translation MTQAPVTPKAARRRHDREIVALAVPAFGALVAEPLFLMADSAIVGHLGTSQLAGLAVASALLTTAVSVFVFLAYATTAAVARRVGAGDTRAAIQQGMDGIWLALLLGAAVVAVVLPTAPGLVSLFGASDTAAPYATTYLRISTLGIPAMLVVLAATGVLRGLQNTKTPLYVAVAGFVANGVLNLALVYGAGLGIAGSAWGTVIAQFGMAAIYLIVVVRGARRHGASLRPDLAGIRACAQAGTPLLVRTLALRAVLMIATAVAARLGDADVAAHQIILSLWSLLAFALDAIAIAGQAIIGRYLGADDAEGARDVCRRMVQWGIAAGVVLGVLVVVTRPLFVPLFTSDPVVQDAALPALIVVALSQPICGIVFVLDGVLMGAGDGPYLAWAMLITLAVFTPIALLVPVLGGGLTAVWGAMTLMMAVRMATLWVRYRSGRWVVTGATR, from the coding sequence ATGACACAGGCTCCAGTGACGCCCAAGGCCGCCAGACGCCGGCACGACCGAGAGATCGTGGCTCTCGCCGTTCCCGCCTTCGGCGCACTCGTCGCGGAGCCCCTCTTCCTCATGGCCGACAGCGCCATCGTCGGCCACCTCGGCACCTCCCAGCTGGCAGGGCTCGCCGTCGCCTCGGCGCTGCTGACCACCGCGGTCAGCGTCTTCGTCTTCCTCGCCTACGCCACCACCGCGGCCGTGGCCCGCCGGGTCGGCGCGGGCGACACCCGGGCCGCGATCCAGCAGGGCATGGACGGCATCTGGCTCGCGCTGCTCCTGGGCGCCGCAGTCGTCGCGGTCGTCCTGCCCACCGCACCGGGCCTGGTCAGTCTGTTCGGTGCGTCGGACACAGCCGCTCCGTACGCGACCACCTATCTGCGCATCTCCACTCTCGGCATCCCCGCGATGCTCGTGGTCCTGGCCGCCACGGGTGTCCTGCGCGGCCTCCAGAACACCAAGACCCCGCTGTACGTGGCCGTCGCCGGCTTCGTCGCCAACGGCGTGCTCAACCTCGCGCTGGTCTACGGCGCCGGACTCGGCATCGCGGGCTCTGCCTGGGGCACGGTCATCGCCCAGTTCGGCATGGCCGCGATCTACCTGATCGTGGTCGTCCGCGGGGCCCGCCGACACGGCGCCTCACTGCGCCCGGACCTGGCAGGCATCCGCGCCTGTGCTCAGGCAGGGACCCCGCTCCTCGTCCGCACCCTCGCCCTGCGCGCGGTCCTGATGATCGCCACGGCGGTCGCGGCCCGGCTCGGTGACGCGGACGTCGCCGCCCACCAGATCATCCTGTCCCTCTGGAGCCTGCTGGCCTTCGCCCTCGACGCCATCGCCATCGCGGGTCAGGCCATCATCGGCCGCTACCTCGGAGCCGACGACGCCGAAGGAGCCCGTGATGTCTGCCGCCGCATGGTGCAGTGGGGCATCGCGGCCGGGGTCGTCCTCGGCGTCCTGGTCGTGGTCACGCGCCCGCTCTTCGTCCCGCTGTTCACGAGCGACCCGGTCGTTCAGGACGCGGCGCTGCCCGCTCTCATCGTGGTCGCGCTGTCCCAGCCGATCTGCGGCATCGTCTTCGTCCTCGACGGTGTCCTCATGGGCGCCGGCGACGGCCCGTACCTGGCCTGGGCCATGCTGATCACCCTGGCGGTCTTCACCCCAATCGCGCTCCTGGTCCCGGTACTGGGCGGAGGGCTCACGGCGGTCTGGGGAGCCATGACGCTGATGATGGCGGTCCGCATGGCGACGCTCTGGGTCCGCTACCGCTCCGGCCGTTGGGTCGTCACCGGCGCGACGCGCTGA
- the dnaB gene encoding replicative DNA helicase — MSISEPLDDPWADSGPSDRLPPSRPRRGGGRGDQHERGREDSGWDDGPATFERVPPQDLDAEQSVLGGMLLSKDAIADVVEVLKGADFYKPAHETIFQAILDVYAKGEPADPITIAAELTKRGEINKVGGASYLHTLVQTVPTAANAEYYAEIVHERAVLRRLVEAGTRITQMGYAADDDVDEIVNKAQAEIYAVTEQRTSEDYLPLGDIMEGALDEIEAIGSRSGEMTGVPTGFTDFDSLTNGLHPGQMIVIAARPAMGKSTLALDFARAASIKNNLPSVIFSLEMGRNEIAMRLLSAEARVALHHMRSGTMTDEDWTRLARRMPEVSAAPLYIDDSPNLSMMEIRAKCRRLKQRNDIRLVIIDYLQLMQAGGSKRSESRQQEVSDMSRNLKLLAKELEVPVIALSQLNRGPEQRTDKKPMVSDLRESGSIEQDADMVILLHREDAYEKESPRAGEADIIVGKHRNGPTATITVAFQGHYSRFVDMAQT; from the coding sequence GTGAGTATCTCCGAGCCGTTGGACGACCCCTGGGCCGACAGCGGTCCCAGTGATCGTCTGCCCCCTTCCCGGCCGCGCCGCGGCGGCGGCCGGGGTGACCAGCACGAGCGGGGCCGAGAGGACAGCGGCTGGGACGACGGACCCGCCACGTTCGAGCGCGTACCGCCGCAGGATCTTGACGCCGAGCAGTCCGTGCTCGGCGGCATGCTGCTGTCCAAGGACGCGATCGCGGACGTCGTCGAGGTCCTCAAGGGCGCCGACTTCTACAAGCCCGCCCACGAAACGATCTTTCAGGCGATCCTCGACGTCTACGCCAAGGGCGAGCCGGCCGACCCGATCACCATCGCCGCCGAGCTGACCAAGCGCGGCGAGATCAACAAGGTCGGCGGCGCATCGTATCTGCACACCCTCGTCCAGACGGTCCCGACGGCGGCGAACGCCGAGTACTACGCGGAGATCGTGCACGAGCGGGCCGTTCTGCGCCGGCTCGTCGAGGCGGGCACGCGGATCACGCAGATGGGATACGCGGCCGACGACGACGTCGACGAGATCGTCAACAAGGCGCAGGCGGAGATCTACGCCGTCACCGAGCAGCGCACCAGTGAGGACTACCTCCCGCTCGGCGACATCATGGAGGGCGCGCTCGACGAGATCGAGGCGATCGGCTCGCGCAGCGGCGAGATGACCGGTGTGCCGACCGGCTTCACCGACTTCGACTCGCTCACGAACGGTCTGCACCCGGGCCAGATGATCGTTATCGCGGCCCGTCCCGCCATGGGTAAGTCGACGCTCGCGCTGGACTTCGCGCGGGCGGCGTCCATCAAGAACAACCTGCCCAGCGTCATCTTCTCCCTCGAAATGGGGCGCAACGAGATCGCGATGCGTCTGCTGTCGGCCGAGGCGCGGGTGGCCCTGCACCACATGCGGTCCGGCACGATGACCGACGAGGACTGGACGCGGCTCGCGCGCCGGATGCCCGAGGTCTCGGCCGCGCCGCTCTACATCGACGACTCCCCGAACCTGTCGATGATGGAGATCCGCGCCAAGTGCCGCCGCCTGAAGCAGCGCAACGACATCCGGCTCGTGATCATCGACTATCTGCAGCTGATGCAGGCCGGTGGCTCCAAGCGCTCCGAGAGCCGTCAGCAGGAGGTCTCGGACATGTCCCGAAACCTGAAGCTGCTGGCCAAGGAGCTCGAGGTCCCGGTGATCGCGCTCTCGCAGCTGAACCGTGGTCCCGAGCAGCGCACCGACAAGAAGCCGATGGTCTCCGACCTGCGTGAGTCCGGCTCCATTGAGCAGGACGCCGACATGGTCATCCTGCTGCACCGCGAGGACGCCTACGAGAAGGAGTCACCGCGCGCGGGCGAGGCCGACATCATCGTCGGCAAGCACCGTAACGGCCCGACGGCCACGATCACGGTCGCCTTCCAGGGCCACTACTCGCGCTTCGTGGACATGGCACAGACGTGA
- a CDS encoding serine hydrolase domain-containing protein — translation MTSPSEELLPSTRRGLLHRVAVAQSEGRAPSLVAAVARDGEVVWAGSRTSVDGHGPDEHVQYRIGSITKTFTAVLVLRLRDEGLLDLSDSLEKHLPGTGAGDVTVAELLAHTGGLAAETPGEWWERSSAALRPTLADVLGERPFRHPVGRRHHYSNPGYTLLGSLVEAVRGVTWEEVLRTEILEPLGLTRTGVRPQMPHAGGWAVHPYADVLLPEPSEDLGLMAPAGQLWSTARDLAVFAGFLTTGDERVLSAESVREMRTPAAPTLSGDWETSYGLGMQVVRRDGRILAGHTGSLPGFVAGLWLSEEEGLAAVVLANCTSGVAAGTVAAELLGAVADAEPRLPEPWRPLPEVDPAVLELAGPWYWGTQIVALRLAADGAVVLGPVAGGGRRSRFRANGDGTWTGLDGYYAGEPLRAVRRPDGSVSHLDLGSFVFTRQPYDVDAPVPGGVDPEGWRGLPG, via the coding sequence ATGACCTCACCCTCAGAAGAGCTGTTGCCCAGTACGCGCCGTGGTCTCCTGCACCGCGTCGCCGTCGCCCAGAGCGAGGGACGCGCGCCCTCGCTCGTCGCCGCGGTGGCCCGGGACGGTGAGGTGGTGTGGGCCGGGTCGCGCACCTCGGTGGACGGGCACGGACCCGACGAGCACGTGCAGTACCGGATCGGGTCGATCACCAAGACGTTCACGGCCGTGCTGGTGCTGCGGCTGCGTGACGAGGGGCTGCTCGATCTGAGTGATTCGCTGGAGAAGCACCTTCCGGGAACCGGTGCCGGAGACGTCACCGTCGCCGAACTCCTCGCGCACACCGGCGGGTTGGCGGCCGAGACACCGGGCGAGTGGTGGGAGAGGTCGTCCGCCGCGCTGCGGCCGACCCTCGCCGATGTCCTCGGCGAGCGGCCCTTCCGGCATCCCGTCGGGCGCCGCCACCACTACTCCAACCCCGGCTACACGCTGCTGGGCTCGCTGGTGGAGGCGGTGCGTGGTGTCACCTGGGAGGAGGTCCTGCGCACGGAGATCCTCGAACCGCTCGGGCTGACCCGTACCGGCGTCCGGCCGCAGATGCCGCATGCGGGTGGCTGGGCCGTGCACCCGTACGCCGATGTGCTGCTGCCGGAGCCGAGCGAGGATCTCGGCCTGATGGCACCGGCCGGCCAACTGTGGTCCACGGCCAGGGACCTGGCGGTGTTCGCGGGCTTCCTCACCACGGGCGACGAGCGGGTGCTGAGCGCGGAATCGGTGCGGGAGATGCGTACCCCGGCCGCGCCGACCCTGTCCGGCGACTGGGAGACGTCGTACGGCCTCGGTATGCAGGTGGTGCGCAGGGACGGACGGATCCTGGCCGGGCACACCGGATCGCTGCCCGGGTTCGTGGCGGGTCTGTGGCTGAGCGAGGAGGAGGGGCTGGCGGCGGTCGTCCTGGCCAACTGCACGTCCGGTGTGGCCGCGGGAACCGTCGCCGCCGAGCTGCTGGGCGCCGTCGCCGACGCCGAGCCGCGCCTCCCCGAGCCGTGGCGTCCGCTGCCCGAGGTCGATCCGGCGGTCCTGGAGCTGGCGGGCCCCTGGTACTGGGGCACGCAGATCGTGGCGCTGCGTCTGGCGGCGGACGGCGCCGTCGTGCTCGGGCCGGTGGCCGGCGGGGGGCGCCGCTCCCGGTTCCGGGCCAACGGCGACGGCACCTGGACCGGCCTGGACGGCTATTACGCGGGGGAGCCGCTGCGGGCCGTGCGGCGGCCCGACGGATCGGTGAGCCATCTCGACCTGGGGTCGTTCGTCTTCACCCGGCAGCCCTACGACGTGGACGCGCCGGTGCCCGGCGGAGTGGACCCGGAGGGGTGGCGGGGGCTCCCGGGCTGA
- a CDS encoding GNAT family N-acetyltransferase: MGDLEIRAAAAEDVPAIVAMLADDALGAQRESPDDLAPYLAAHARLTADPNQHLVVAVREDRVVGTLQLTVIPGLSRKGSTRSIIEGVRVHSDERGSGLGTQLINWAVDESRRQDCRLVQLTSDVTRTDAHRFYERLGFTASHVGFKLQL, encoded by the coding sequence ATGGGAGATCTTGAGATAAGAGCGGCCGCGGCCGAGGACGTACCGGCGATCGTCGCGATGCTGGCGGACGATGCGCTCGGCGCACAGCGGGAATCACCGGACGACCTCGCACCGTACCTCGCCGCGCACGCCCGGCTGACCGCCGATCCGAACCAGCACCTGGTCGTGGCCGTCCGTGAGGACCGGGTCGTCGGCACCCTGCAGCTCACCGTCATTCCGGGGCTCTCCCGCAAGGGCTCCACCCGCTCGATCATCGAGGGCGTACGCGTCCACTCCGACGAGCGGGGCAGCGGGCTCGGCACCCAGCTCATCAACTGGGCCGTCGACGAGTCGCGGCGCCAGGACTGCCGGCTGGTGCAGCTGACCTCCGACGTCACCCGCACCGACGCCCACCGGTTCTACGAGCGGCTCGGCTTCACGGCGTCCCACGTGGGGTTCAAGCTGCAGCTGTGA
- a CDS encoding MarR family transcriptional regulator has translation MTATDPALTALSQGWCALSLLHGRIEAHIERALQAGHGLSVREYSLLDVLSRQHDGEGGHLQMKQVADAVVLSQSATTRLVTRLEDRGLLQRYLCPTDRRGIYTNVSEAGLALLEEARPTNQAALREALDTAAEDPELAPLVRAVEELRVPA, from the coding sequence ATGACCGCCACAGACCCCGCACTCACCGCCCTCTCCCAGGGCTGGTGCGCCCTCTCCCTGCTCCACGGACGGATCGAGGCGCACATCGAGCGCGCTCTCCAGGCCGGACACGGCCTGAGCGTGCGCGAGTACTCGCTGCTCGACGTCCTGAGCCGGCAGCACGACGGTGAGGGCGGGCATCTCCAGATGAAGCAGGTCGCCGACGCCGTCGTCCTCAGCCAGAGCGCGACGACCCGACTGGTCACCCGCCTCGAGGACCGCGGCCTGCTCCAGCGCTACCTGTGCCCCACCGACCGGCGCGGGATCTACACCAACGTCTCCGAAGCCGGTCTGGCGCTCCTGGAAGAGGCCCGCCCGACCAACCAGGCCGCCCTGCGCGAAGCCCTCGACACCGCGGCCGAGGACCCGGAACTCGCCCCACTGGTCAGGGCCGTCGAGGAACTGCGCGTCCCCGCCTAG
- a CDS encoding MFS transporter — MPLALLALAIGAFGIGTTEFVIMGLLPQVAGDFGVSIPTAGFLVTGYALGVMLGAPLMTVLGTRIPRKRMLMVLMGFFIVGNLLSAVAPVFAVMLIGRVVASLAHGAFFGIGSVVAAELVAPAKKAGAIAMMFTGLTVANVVGVPLGTLIGQSVGWRVTFAVVAALGVLGLAGIAKLVPDLPKPEGVRLRHEVAAFKNVQVLLAMAMTVLGFGGVFAAITYITPMMTHVAGFAEGSVTWLLVLFGLGMVGGNLVGGKFADRALMPMLYVSLGALALVLGLFTVTAHHKVLAAITIALIGALGFATVPPLQKRVLDHASGAPTLASAVNIGAFNAGNALSAWLGGLVISAGLGYTAPNWVGAVLAASALVLAILSAFLERRTPAQVPAAAAAEERHAEPVHI; from the coding sequence ATGCCTCTCGCGCTTCTGGCTCTCGCGATCGGGGCCTTCGGGATCGGAACCACGGAATTCGTGATCATGGGACTCCTCCCACAGGTCGCGGGTGACTTCGGCGTCTCCATCCCCACGGCAGGCTTCCTGGTGACCGGCTACGCCCTGGGCGTGATGCTCGGCGCCCCGCTGATGACCGTCCTGGGCACCCGTATCCCGCGCAAGCGGATGCTGATGGTGCTGATGGGCTTCTTCATCGTCGGCAACCTGCTCTCCGCCGTGGCGCCCGTCTTCGCCGTCATGCTGATCGGCCGGGTGGTCGCCTCGCTCGCCCACGGCGCGTTCTTCGGCATCGGCTCGGTCGTCGCCGCCGAACTGGTGGCCCCGGCCAAGAAGGCCGGCGCGATCGCCATGATGTTCACCGGCCTGACCGTGGCCAACGTCGTCGGCGTCCCGCTCGGCACCCTCATCGGCCAGTCCGTCGGCTGGCGTGTCACGTTCGCGGTCGTCGCCGCGCTCGGCGTCCTCGGGCTCGCCGGTATCGCCAAGCTCGTACCCGACCTGCCCAAGCCGGAGGGCGTGCGACTGCGCCACGAGGTGGCCGCCTTCAAGAACGTGCAGGTCCTGCTCGCCATGGCGATGACCGTGCTCGGCTTCGGCGGAGTCTTCGCGGCCATCACCTACATCACGCCGATGATGACCCACGTCGCCGGATTCGCCGAGGGATCCGTGACCTGGCTGCTGGTCCTCTTCGGGCTCGGGATGGTCGGCGGCAACCTGGTCGGCGGCAAGTTCGCCGACCGCGCGCTGATGCCCATGCTCTACGTGTCGCTGGGCGCCCTCGCCCTCGTCCTCGGGCTGTTCACGGTGACCGCGCACCACAAGGTCCTGGCCGCGATCACCATCGCCCTGATCGGCGCGCTCGGCTTCGCGACGGTGCCGCCGCTGCAGAAGCGGGTCCTCGACCACGCCTCCGGCGCCCCGACGCTCGCCTCGGCCGTCAACATCGGCGCCTTCAACGCCGGCAACGCCCTCTCCGCCTGGCTCGGCGGCCTGGTGATCTCCGCCGGGCTCGGCTACACCGCCCCCAACTGGGTCGGCGCCGTCCTCGCGGCGAGCGCCCTCGTCCTCGCCATCCTGTCGGCCTTCCTGGAGCGCCGTACGCCCGCCCAGGTCCCGGCGGCCGCGGCCGCCGAAGAGCGGCACGCCGAGCCGGTCCACATCTGA
- a CDS encoding heme-binding protein: MSTPTAVAPLTIDDAETLVSAARRAAEAAGVTVSVTVLDAGGHLLAFRRDDRAVLISGETSTRKAYTALQLNAPTADLVDLVKPDGPFHTLPTALDQPLLFIAGGVPVHRDGRLIGAVGVGGGAPEQDHGFATEAVSTLA, from the coding sequence ATGAGCACCCCCACCGCTGTCGCCCCGCTGACCATCGACGACGCCGAGACGCTCGTCTCCGCCGCCCGCCGGGCCGCGGAGGCCGCCGGAGTCACCGTCAGCGTCACCGTCCTCGACGCGGGCGGCCACCTCCTCGCGTTCCGCCGCGACGACCGTGCCGTCCTCATCTCCGGCGAGACCAGCACCCGCAAGGCGTACACCGCGCTGCAGCTCAACGCCCCCACGGCCGACCTCGTCGACCTGGTCAAGCCGGACGGGCCGTTCCACACCCTGCCCACCGCTCTCGACCAGCCGCTGCTGTTCATCGCCGGCGGTGTGCCGGTCCACCGCGACGGCCGCCTCATCGGCGCCGTCGGTGTCGGCGGCGGCGCACCCGAGCAGGACCACGGGTTCGCCACGGAGGCCGTCAGCACCCTCGCCTGA
- a CDS encoding GNAT family N-acetyltransferase yields MSTPSLSGLPIRRLTRGDVSACADLSEDRGWPREEHKWGLLLSAGTGYGIDDPDGGLVSACVVTSYGPAERPELGAVGMVLVAERHARQGVGRRLMHYVVEQAGTTPLTLHATPNGQPLYEELGFKVTGRAEMVRGRFTPGGTAPGVATRPATAEDLSAILRLDAEVFGPDRTHVITRLPAFSDQLRVAEEDGRLIGYAALWPNMDTHVVGPLIARDTETAQALVTALAAGTDRPLRTDVDVRHEELLAWLKERGLEGVAFNAVMNHGAPDLPGDWTRRFAPLTVAAG; encoded by the coding sequence GTGTCGACACCTTCCCTCTCCGGTTTGCCCATTCGCCGTCTCACTCGTGGCGACGTCTCCGCCTGCGCCGATCTCTCGGAGGACCGCGGCTGGCCCCGCGAAGAACACAAATGGGGCCTGCTGCTGAGCGCCGGCACCGGCTACGGCATCGACGACCCCGACGGGGGACTCGTCAGCGCCTGCGTGGTGACGTCGTACGGGCCTGCCGAGCGGCCCGAACTCGGCGCGGTCGGCATGGTCCTGGTCGCCGAACGCCATGCGCGACAGGGGGTCGGCAGGCGCCTGATGCACTACGTCGTCGAGCAGGCGGGCACCACTCCGCTGACCCTGCACGCGACACCGAACGGGCAGCCGCTCTACGAGGAACTGGGGTTCAAGGTCACCGGCCGGGCCGAGATGGTGAGGGGCCGCTTCACCCCCGGTGGCACCGCCCCGGGCGTCGCCACACGCCCGGCCACCGCCGAGGACCTTTCGGCGATCCTGCGCCTGGACGCCGAGGTGTTCGGCCCCGACCGCACGCATGTCATCACGCGGCTTCCCGCCTTCTCCGACCAGCTGCGCGTGGCGGAGGAGGACGGCCGGCTCATCGGCTACGCGGCGCTCTGGCCCAACATGGACACCCATGTCGTCGGCCCGCTGATCGCCCGCGACACCGAGACCGCGCAGGCTCTCGTCACCGCCCTCGCGGCGGGCACGGACCGGCCGCTGCGCACCGACGTCGACGTCCGCCACGAAGAGCTGCTCGCCTGGCTGAAGGAGCGCGGCCTCGAAGGCGTCGCGTTCAACGCGGTGATGAACCACGGCGCACCGGACCTGCCCGGCGACTGGACCCGCAGGTTCGCCCCGCTGACGGTCGCGGCGGGCTGA
- a CDS encoding globin domain-containing protein — protein MDAPTTTSADSGSDGGGGWFTPRKTPDPETSGPERQDADDRRAGPEHPVGRPTHDPSRQRADEGRIPEPRSHREPPHAAPAATAGPTAAAGPTAPVGPSAEPRPPRSLRDTASPDAILVRRTMEEIGPVADQVTSYFYALLFVRHPELRPLFPAAMDTQRDRLLRALLTAAEHVDNKLVLVPYLKNLGRGHRKYGTHAAHYPAVGECLIAALTQYAKTTWSAETEAAWVRTYTTISQVMIDAAAEDELKAPAWWLAEVVSHDLRTPDIAVVTVRPDQPYPFLAGQYTTLETPWWPRIWRHYSFASAPRSDGLLSFHVKAVPAGWVSNALVHRARPGDVLRLGPPAGSMTVDHNTDSGLLCLGGGTGIAPIKALVEDVAEHGRRRPVEVFYGARTDHDLYDIDTMLRLQQSHHWLSVRPIVDRQAHHLQLPDAVREYGPWNEYDAYLSGPPGMIRSGVDALRSVGIPGDRIRHDSIEELVAAAT, from the coding sequence ATGGACGCTCCGACCACTACGTCGGCCGATTCCGGTTCGGACGGCGGGGGCGGCTGGTTCACGCCGCGGAAGACCCCGGATCCCGAGACCAGCGGTCCCGAGCGGCAGGACGCCGACGACCGCCGGGCCGGCCCCGAACACCCCGTGGGCAGGCCCACGCACGATCCGTCCCGGCAGCGGGCGGACGAGGGCCGAATACCCGAGCCCCGCAGCCACCGTGAGCCGCCGCACGCGGCCCCCGCCGCCACGGCCGGGCCCACTGCCGCTGCCGGGCCCACCGCCCCCGTCGGTCCCTCCGCGGAACCGCGCCCCCCGCGCTCGCTCCGCGACACCGCCTCCCCCGACGCGATCCTCGTGCGCCGCACGATGGAGGAGATCGGCCCCGTCGCCGATCAGGTCACCTCGTACTTCTACGCCCTGCTCTTCGTGCGCCACCCGGAGCTGCGCCCGCTCTTCCCCGCCGCGATGGACACCCAGCGCGACCGGCTCCTGAGGGCGCTGCTCACCGCCGCCGAGCACGTCGACAACAAGCTCGTACTGGTCCCGTACCTGAAGAACCTGGGCCGGGGCCACCGCAAGTACGGCACGCACGCCGCGCACTACCCGGCCGTCGGCGAATGCCTCATCGCGGCGCTCACCCAGTACGCGAAGACCACATGGTCCGCCGAGACCGAGGCCGCCTGGGTCCGCACCTACACGACGATCTCCCAGGTGATGATCGACGCGGCGGCCGAGGACGAGCTGAAGGCCCCCGCCTGGTGGCTGGCGGAGGTCGTCTCGCACGATCTGCGCACCCCCGACATCGCCGTCGTGACCGTGCGGCCGGACCAGCCCTACCCGTTCCTCGCGGGCCAGTACACGACGCTGGAGACACCGTGGTGGCCGCGGATCTGGCGGCACTACTCCTTCGCGTCGGCGCCCCGCTCCGACGGGCTGCTCTCGTTCCACGTGAAGGCGGTCCCGGCCGGCTGGGTCTCCAACGCGCTGGTGCACCGCGCCCGTCCCGGCGACGTCCTGCGGCTCGGCCCGCCCGCCGGCTCCATGACGGTCGACCACAACACCGACAGCGGCCTGCTCTGCCTGGGCGGCGGCACCGGCATCGCGCCCATCAAGGCCCTGGTGGAGGATGTCGCCGAGCACGGCAGACGGCGCCCGGTCGAGGTGTTCTACGGCGCCCGCACCGATCACGACCTGTACGACATCGACACGATGCTGCGCCTCCAGCAGAGCCACCACTGGCTCTCGGTCCGCCCGATCGTCGACCGGCAGGCCCACCATCTCCAACTGCCGGACGCGGTCCGCGAGTACGGCCCCTGGAACGAGTACGACGCCTATCTCTCCGGCCCGCCCGGCATGATCCGCAGCGGTGTCGACGCCCTGCGCTCCGTCGGCATCCCCGGCGACCGCATCCGCCACGACTCGATCGAGGAGCTGGTCGCGGCCGCCACCTGA